The DNA sequence TCCTTCGAGGTTTTGAAATCTTGATGACATTTCTGGACCACGTTCCttctttaaatttgttttttttttctctttttcaagcTAAAGGTGTTCGCAAAGGCCTTTGGGTGAATTTGAGTAGTTACCCTGGGCGTGCCTTGTTTTCGTTGTTTAAATCTTCCTTTAAAAGTTTTAAAGAAATGTTTGTGAAAATTCGCTCTTCTGAGACTGAGTATCCGTTCTTTCTGGACGACGAACTTGGCGAGTTATTTCCTCTTTATTGGTGTCCTGAACCCATGCAAATTCTTGATGCTTTTGAGAGGTCGGAGGAGGATGACTTAGTTCTGGAAAATTTAATTAGTGTTTGTTCTTCTGGGAAACTGTTGTCTATTGTCGAGCTTCTTAGGTTTGAGATAGATGCTGCTAGTTTAGGTGAATACATTGGTGAGTGCTACTGTTGAGTTCGTCTTTTGcttatattttatatgtttgtATTGATCGTGTTTCTCTTATTTCAGGTGGGAGAGTTCCGAATTTGTCTTTTGCAAAGATGAGGtcgttttttgaaaagaaaaaggatggGAAGGAGGTTTCTGCTAGTAAGATTCTTAAGGAAGATAATGCTGATGTTGCTCAATCGAGTGCTCATCCTCGTGGGGAAAAAAGGAAAAGTTCCGAGCCGGGGGGATCACTGGAGATCTTATCTGGTTTTGATATTGCTGCTGGTTTTGGTGTTCAGAGTGGTGTTAGGAAGCAAATGCCTTTGCACGGTTTTGCTCCCGGGGCTTCCTCGGAATCTGTTTTCAGTGATCggttccctttttcttctttgtcgGATAAGGTCGGCCAAAATGCTCATGATGTTCAATTGCTGCAGAATGTTGGGAGAGAAGTTGTTGGCCAGTATATGCAGGTTCGTAAGAATATGGTTTTTTGTTTATTCTATGTTTGTAAGAGGCTGCTTACTATTTTATGACATTGTTTTGTGACAGGTCATTGCTACTAGGCTGTTGTGCGTTGGTCGTAGTGCTGAGCTTTTAGGTGCTTAGGAAAGAAAGGATGCTGAGAAAGCAAAGCTCCTTGAAAAATCGATTTCTGAGAGGGACGAGGTGATACTTGATCTGACCAAGAAAATGAAAGACTTAGAAAGTGATGTTGGGCGTTTGCGGGCCCAAATCTGGACCATGCAGGAGCAGTCAATGGAGTATGACTTGGAGAAAGGCAAGTTGACCACTCGGGTTCAAGAATTAGAGGATGGTGGTATTGAAATGTTTGCTGCAGGGTTCGACCGTGCAGTTAGTCAAGTGTCTGTCTTTGCTCCTGAGTTTGATCTCACTCGTTTTGATGTTACTAAGATAGTCGTTGGTGGGGTTTTAGTTGATGACGAGCCTGGGGATGAAGCCCAGGGTGAGAATGCTCATGTAAATGATAAATGATTGTTGCCCCccctcttttgttatttttggaCTTTGTCTGAGCTATTGACTTTGCTCATTTTGTATTTTGGTGTTTGGTGATGTTTAACCTTTTGGAGGACATCTTTTTGTTTAGTATGAATATGGAATTTGCTCTTTAAAATGATCTGATTGTTCTTTGTCATATCTGTCTGATATTTGGAGTGGTTGGCCTCGTTAAAAGCTCCCCGAGTAAAACCCCTTTTTTCTTTTGGGAAAAAACCTCGgtggtaggaaaaagagtaccccCCGTTCTCCAATAAAGATTACAAATGTTTAAGTATGGTACAATCGAAGGGACGTGATGTGCCACGTGTTTGGTAGATTATCTCCTTCCAATGTTTGTAACGAGTATGCACCTCGACCATGTACTTTTGTGATTCTGAAGGGACCTTCCCAGTTGGCGGCGAGCTTACCCTCCCCTAGGGGTTTGCGAACATCTTCCAATCGTCGGAGCACGAGGTCTCCCTGCTGAAGTGTTCGGGGTCTAACTTTTGTGTTGTGTTTGTTCCGAGTTAATTGTTGCATTGCTTCATGTCTTATTCTTGATGTTTCTCGTACTTCTTCTAGTAGGTCTAACTCGACTTCTCTAGTTTGATCATTGATATCCTCGTCGAAATAGGTTGTTCTGACCGAGTGATATTTCGACCGGGATCATGGCGTCGGATCCGAACATTAGCCTGAACGGTGTCTCTTTAGTTGAGCTTTGTGGAGTGGTGTTGTAACCCCAGAGGATCTCTAGTATTAATTCTGCCCATTGACCTTTGGCAAGTGTTAATTTTCTCTTTAGAGCCTGCAAgataactttgttagcagcttcggtgAGCCCGTTAGAttgtgggtgctctaccgagGAAAAGTGATGCTTTATATTTAGATTATGCAAAAAAGAAGCTATTTTTTATCAGTAAATTGTCTACCGTTATCAGTGATAATGTCCATTAGCAGTCCATATCGGCATATGATAAATTTCCAAATGAAACCTTTTACCTTTTCCGATGTTATTTTTGCTAGGGGTTGggcttctatccattttgtaaaataatctacTGCGACAATCAGGAACTTCACCTGCCCTTTGGAGATTGGGAAAGGACCAAGTATGTTGAGCCCCCACTTGTGAAACGGCCATCTTATTTCTATCGTATGTAAAGTCTCGGCTGGGTTGTGGATGATCGGCGAGCATCTTTGGCAGTTGTCGCATTTTCGGACTTTTTCTAGGCAATCTTTTCTCAATGTTGGCCAATAGTATCCTGCCCTCAGTATTTTTATAGCTAAGCTCCGCCCTCCGATATGTGTGCCGCAAATTCCTTCATGAGTTTCTTCCATTGCGAGGTCGGCCTCCTCCTTCCCTAGGCATTTGAGCAGGGGTCGGGAGAATCCTCTCCTGTATAGGTCATCACCTATGATTGTGAAGAGACTCGCTCTCCTCTGGAAAAGTTTCGGGTTTTCCATATTTTCGGCTTTCTTCCCGGACTTCAGGAATTCAATGTATGGTGTTCTCCAATCCTGTTCCTGCGATATACTCATAACCGATTTATTGTATATGCTTGGTTGTTCCAAAGTTATGTGTGTTAAGTTTGGGGATGTTCCTAATTTCCTAGTTGTGGCTAGTTTGGATAGTATATCAGCTCGGTTGTTGTCGTTTCTACTTATATGAGTTATTTCGAAGCTTTGGAACTGTCGTGCTAAGCATTTTACCTGTGCATAATATTGTTCTAAAGAGGGTTCTCGTACCTGGAATACGTCGTTTACCTGCTGAACTACCAAGAGGAGAATCGCAATAAGTCTTTATGTTTTGTATTCCACACCTTTTTGCTAGGCGCATGCCGGCTAGGAGCGCTTCGTACTCGGATTGGTTGTTGCTGACTGGAAATGCGTTCTTTATTGATTGTTCGGTGGAGATTCCATCTTTGTCTCTGAGGACTATACCTGCTCCTCCGCCGTCTTCATTAGCGGCTCCGTCTACATATAGTTCCCATTCTGGGTGTGTATCTTCGTCTGGTGTAAGTTCTGTCACAAAGTCAGCTAGTGTTTGTGACTTTAATGAGGTCCGAGGTTGATACTCAACATCGTATTCTGACAACTCGATGCACCACTTGGTCAGTCTTCCCGCGAGGTCAGGCCTTGACAGTACCTGCCTTAGGGGTTGATTTGTTCGTACTATAATCTTGTGGCTTTGGAAATAGTGCCTAAGACGTTTGGCTGTGATTATTAAGGCATATGCCAGTTTTTCAATAGTTGGATACCTCGTTTCTGCATTTTGCAATATTTTGCTGACGAAATACACTGGGTTTTGTTGCCGACCTATTTCTGTAACAAGCACAGATGGAATCGAGTTATTTGATATTGAAAGGTATAAATACAGAGGGTTACCGGGTACTGGTTTTGCCAGTATGGGAGGTGATGCGAGCCGTTGTTTGAACTCGGCGAATGCGTTTTTGCATTTCTCGGTCCACTCGAACTGTTTTGACTTTCGCAGTATGTTGAAGAAATGATCCGACTTTGCTGCCATTGTGGGTAGAAACCTAGAGAGGGCGGCTAGCCTCCCTGTGAGTTGCTGTACTTCCTTAATTGTGGATGGCAACTTCATTTCTAAAATTGCTTTGTATTTTTCAGGGTTTGCCTCTATTCCTCTGTTCGTCAACATGAATCCCAGAAATTTACCCCCTTGGACTCCAAACGCACATTTCTCTGGGTTCAGCCTCATATTGTATTTCTTCAGTTGGTCGAATACTTCCTTTAAATCATTAAGGTGTTCTTCTTCCGTGTTTGACTTGACCACCATATCATCCACGTATACTTTCATGTTCCTGCCAATTTGTTTCTGGAAAACTTTGTCCATTAATCGCTGGTATGTAGCACCCGCGTTTTTGAGGCCGAATGGCATGACCTTGTAGCAGAAATTCCCTTGGTCGGTTATGAAAGCTGTCTTTTCCTCGTCGTCTGGGTGCATAagtatttggttatatcctgagtatgcgtccatgaagctcaAAATCTGGTAGCCGGAGGTGTTGTCTACGAGTTTATCGATATTTGGCAACGGGTAGGAATCCTTGGGGCAGGCTCGGTTAAGGTCAATGAAATCTACACACATCTGCCATTTTCCGGAGCTCTTTTTGACCATGACCACGTTTGCCAGCCAGGAAGTGAATTGTAATTCTCAGATGAAGCCTGCGCTTATCagtttttgtgtttcttttgttgCTGCTTCTGTCCTTTCTTTGCCGAGCTGCCGCCTCTTTTGTTTTCTTGGTCGGGCTTTAGGATCGAGGGCGAGCCTGTGACATATGACTTCTGGGTCTATCCCCGACATGTCGGCCGGGGTCCATGCGAATAGGTCGGCGTTTGTTCGGAGTAGATTCATCATTCGTTGTTCGTATCCTGCAAGCAAGGTGGAACCAATGTTAGTAAATTGATTTTTGTCCTCGGTCAGACTCACCTTGTGGAGATCGTCGATTGGTGTTGGCCTCTGCTCGTGATGGAGTCGGGGGTCTAAATCGGTGAGGTCGGGTATGCCTTTGGAATTATATACCGAGTTTACTCTCCTTGTTGGAGTTTGCCGTATTTTCAGTCTGGCATTGTAGCACTGCCTCGCCTCCTTCCTGTCTGAATGAACTGTAGCTACGGTTCCTTTTTCTGAACAAAACTTAACACACAGGTGAATTGTGGAGACTATGGCTCCGAAAGTATTCAAAGAGGGTCGCCCTAAGATAATGTTATATGGGCTAAAACAGTCAACAATTAAGTA is a window from the Arachis hypogaea cultivar Tifrunner chromosome 1, arahy.Tifrunner.gnm2.J5K5, whole genome shotgun sequence genome containing:
- the LOC140182074 gene encoding uncharacterized protein, yielding MLAVQNETHTDVPTPEVPDITFTSKDFNNKTPNLDDPVVISVKTGDLLVQKVLLDQGSSADVMFLSTFKKMQLNEKILQPSSGELVGFSGERIPVTGYVWVRTTLGEPPHSKTLDIQYLIVDCFSPYNIILGRPSLNTFGAIVSTIHLCVKFCSEKGTVATVHSDRKEARQCYNARLKIRQTPTRRVNSVYNSKGIPDLTDLDPRLHHEQRPTPIDDLHKVSLTEDKNQFTNIGSTLLAGYEQRMMNLLRTNADLFAWTPADMSGIDPEVICHRLALDPKARPRKQKRRQLGKERTEAATKETQKLISAGFI